The bacterium genome window below encodes:
- a CDS encoding rubredoxin, with translation MTKYKCNVCGYVYDPNQGDPMSGVPPKTPFENLPADWVCPVCGASKDEFSPTK, from the coding sequence ATGACGAAGTACAAGTGCAACGTCTGCGGCTACGTCTACGACCCCAACCAGGGCGACCCGATGAGCGGCGTCCCCCCGAAGACCCCCTTCGAGAACCTCCCGGCGGACTGGGTCTGCCCCGTCTGCGGCGCCAGCAAGGACGAATTCTCGCCCACCAAGTAG